The DNA window aataattacagaggatcttgtgtgtaaatgttagtgggaggggagccgattacccgcggcctactcggggtattttgtaaactttaaaacgtttaacaaaaaacattgaagaacataacgatttgattcaaatcacggtttattttatgaatacttttaaacgtgcaacgtgtaaaatttgttagctgtaaaaacgacacagttttatgtttttaattctcaaatttattaaatttaatttatataaataattcattgacagtttttgttataccatggtgtcatatcggcaaagtgtacggatttttgctcagcaacaGTTGGTAGCTTTAAATATGCCATAGCTGCTAAATATGCATTAAATtactttcattatttttattacaattGAGAGTTGAGAGTTAAAGCTTCGAAACAACTTGTTTCCTTATATTTCATTTGATTCCATTTATTGTATATtcattatgtttattttattcattgtatttattatatttatcataTTCATTATATTAATCATATgtattataattattatattGACTATATTCATTATACATATTTGAAACGCCtaacaaccccccaaaaaatACTAACCCCTCTCAAAAGATAACATCCCAGGGCCTTCATATGTTTTATGGACAGgacgagggagtcgtggatCGCCTGGCCCAAGTCACATGAGCTTCATTgtctttttaatcatattataAGAAATGATTGGAATGAGAATGATAATCTTTTAAGGTCCTTAAGATATAAGTCggttactaaccgaaccgtctcagttgaaacatactaaggtcatggccaagtcctgccaagacgggggtactaatacatacatacatacatacatacaaaatcggcgttgattatattcaacaatttttttgttgaaacaaacctcgtacaggctgattctacaaaacatttttctgcgtgcttgATCAAGTCTTTTTGAGATAAGACATACTGTtaaatttacatgaaaaatGTTTACATAAATACATACCGTCAGCTTCATGAATTGTGTTCCAAATGTGGTCGAAGTTGTGACGCCACCGGTGAATATTTTCTGCGTAAAAACCGGAGGGTTGTCGTTTATATCTTGCACGTAGATCAAAACTCGAACAAGCGTGCTTTCgcgctgataaaaaaaatcgctcgaATATTTTTCGGCCACTGCTTTTGATGAATGATACTCGTTTAGTTGCATTTGCTGTACGTTTTTAACGGTttgatttgtttcaaaattttgtacgGATACGAAATGTGTCTGTGATGCGATTTGATAAACGTCGTTTTCCGATGATTTAACTGCGATTGCTCTTGGCTGACTAAGAGCTAAGTTTTCTGGAGTATTGATGCAATTTTCAGATGCTTTGACAATAAGAGtatgattcgattttttttctcggtCAAGTTCTCGGACCACCTGTAGtattaaaatttacaattattatttgaaaaaaaaaaaatgttaactgTCATCTTACCGTTAAAATATGACTACGTTTGTCCAATTGGAAGTGCCCTTCTTCGTTTCCATGGACAATAAAGTAGCAAACCAACGTTGGAGTATCGTCAAAATAGTCGACCTCATCACGGTCTATCGTGTCTGGCAACTTTTTGTACTCCATGCCTGGTTTAGAATGTTCGGTAAAGTTTACAGTGATTTCTTCAATCAAGAATTTTGGCTCATAGTCATTGACATTTTTAACATGGATGCTCAAATCTAGATCCGCACTCAAGGGTGTCGGAATTCCTTGGTCATACGCTTCAACACGAAGTTCATACTTTTTTTGTCTCTCACGGTCCAAAAGTAGTTTAAGCGTGATTACTCCACTGTACTCGTCAATTGAAAATGACCTGTATCCACCCACTGGATCTGGTTTGAAGCGGTACATTACCGCTGCGTTAGGACCTATATCAGAATCGATTGCTTTTACCTGGATAATACTAGTACCAACTGTAGCGTTCTGAAACAGCATCAGATATCACGATATGTTCAAAATGTATTGTGTGGTACTTACCTCTGGAACATGTATAATACTATCATTCGATGGAAAAATAAAGTTAGGAGCATGGTCATTGAAATCCAGCACACAAATGTCCACTTTTTCGCTGACGGCGTTGGACGGAACTCCCTTATCACGTGCCGTAATGAGGAGTGAATAATTTCCGTATAAATTATTCAACGACTGGTTGGAATAAATCTCTGCCTTGCCGGAGGCAATTTGCTTGAGATAAAATATGTTAGTGCCAATGGTTTCTACAATTTCGAATTCAATTTGTGCATTTCCAGTTTCCGAATCATCGATATCGGTGGCTTTTATCTCCATCAGAGGTTCACGAATGTTGTGAAACTCTGTTACTTGGGCACATCCTTCGGGTACCGTCATGACCGGAGTGTTATC is part of the Culex pipiens pallens isolate TS unplaced genomic scaffold, TS_CPP_V2 Cpp_Un0101, whole genome shotgun sequence genome and encodes:
- the LOC120430792 gene encoding cadherin-23-like isoform X2, with the protein product MTVPEGCAQVTEFHNIREPLMEIKATDIDDSETGNAQIEFEIVETIGTNIFYLKQIASGKAEIYSNQSLNNLYGNYSLLITARDKGVPSNAVSEKVDICVLDFNDHAPNFIFPSNDSIIHVPENATVGTSIIQVKAIDSDIGPNAAVMYRFKPDPVGGYRSFSIDEYSGVITLKLLLDRERQKKYELRVEAYDQGIPTPLSADLDLSIHVKNVNDYEPKFLIEEITVNFTEHSKPGMEYKKLPDTIDRDEVDYFDDTPTLVCYFIVHGNEEGHFQLDKRSHILTVVRELDREKKSNHTLIVKASENCINTPENLALSQPRAIAVKSSENDVYQIASQTHFVSVQNFETNQTVKNVQQMQLNEYHSSKAVAEKYSSDFFYQRESTLVRVLIYVQDINDNPPVFTQKIFTGGVTTSTTFGTQFMKLTVNHLLPMT